Genomic DNA from Syntrophorhabdaceae bacterium:
GCGGTTTTTGGGTGAGGTCAAAGAGAGCTCTATACACGTGGGGCAAATTGTGGTAATATGGAGGCCATGATTCGTCTCACCGCATACCGGATATACGACCAGTCTGACATGTTGGTGAAGTCCAGGGGCGTTATCCTCACCATCAGTGAATAGTGGATGTCAGGGTGAAGGATGTTTGTCCCTGTTTTTTTGTCATTCGTTATAGTCATATAGCTATAACGCAGGGTCAGGAGATGACGGGCGGAAAGAGTTTTCACCGAACCCGTGCTGCCAATAATATCGTACAAGGAGGATAAAAGATGAAGAGGACCACGGTCAGACTGCTGTTGAGCGTATTTTGTTTTGTATTGTTCGCCGGGCCTGCGATTGCGGCCGACCTTAACCTGTCTGTTGCGGCCAGCCTCAAGGACGCAGCCACCGAACTGTCGGACACTTTTGCGAAAAAGAACCCCGGTGTTTCATTCCAGAGAAATTTTGGAAGCTCGGGCTCAGTGGCAAAGCAGATAGAGAACGGTGCTCCGAGCGACCTCTTCTTGTCCGCGAATCTGAAGTGGATGGATTACCTGAAGGAGAAGAAGCTCATCGATATGCGCTATATCGCCACTTTCGCCTTTAATGAAGTGGTCTTTGTGGGCAAGCCTGAGTTAAAAATCAGCAGCCTGCAGGATGTGGTGAAACTCGATAGGATCGCCATAGGGAGCCCCAAGAGTGTTCCGGCGGGCGATTACGCTGCAAAGGCCTTGAATAAAGCGGGTATCGAGAAGCAGCTCGAGAGCAAACTGGTCATGGCCAAGGACGTCAGGGAATGTCTGATGTACGCCGACCGCGGTGAGGTCGATGGAGCCTTTGTCTACAAGACCGACGCCCTGCTGGCCAAGAATGTGAAGATCCTTTTCGTGGTGCCGCAGGATTTATATCCAAGGGTGACCTATCCGGCGGGTCTGACGGTGACGGGCAGCAAGAAAACTGAAGCCGTGGCATTCTACAATTATCTCCAATCCGCCGAGGCAAAAAAGATTCTTGCCAAATATGGCTTTGCGGTGAAATAATCTTCCATGTTCGGTTTTACCCCCACCGATTACTCGGCAATGCTGATGTCAGTAAGGGTCGCCGTTGTGGCGACCCTGCTGTCGCTTCCTTTCGGCTTCGCCGTCGCATACCTCATGACGTACCGGAAGTTCCGGGGCAAGGTTGTCCTGGACGTGATCGTCAATCTTCCCCTGACGCTGCCACCCGTGGTGGTCGGGTACCTCCTGCTGTTGGTCCTGGGGCAGCAGGGTTTCATCGGGAAAATGGTGCTGCAGCCGCTGGACATAAGAGTGATCTTCACCTGGCGGGCCGCGGTCATTGCCACGGCAGTGGTTGGTTTTCCCCTCATGGTAAGGTCGATCCGGACCGGCATGGAAACGATCGACGTGCGGCTTATCGAGGCTTCCAGGACCCTTGGCGCAGGATGGTTCGATACCATAGTAACCGTGATTGCACCGCTTGCAATGCGGGGGATCATCGCTGGTTCGGTCCTCATGTTCGCAAGGGGGCTCGGGGAATTCGGGGCCACTATTATCGTTGCCGGTAATATCCCCGGTGTCACCCAGACGATCCCCCTTGCCATCTACGATTATGTCAGCTCGCCACGGGGCGATGCCATGGCGTTGTCCCTCTGTGCCGTCTCGGTCAGCATCTCGATAGCCATGCTCATCTTTCATGAATGGTTGGGCAGGCGCATGGTGAGGGGCGACTGATATGGAACTGCGGGTCGCAGTGAAAAAGCAGTTCGGCACCTTCTTTCTTGATGCGGACTTTACCGTCGGGGGTGAACGGATCGGTCTCTTTGGCCCGTCGGGGAGCGGAAAATCTACCCTGGTGGGACTCGTTGCGGGGTTGAACCACCCGGATCGGGGTGTCATCTCCCTTGATGGGGAAGATATCTTCGACAGCCGGAAAAAAGTGAACATCCCGGTGGAGCACCGGCGCATCGGGATGGTCTTTCAGCGTCCCCATCTGTTCCCCCATCTCAGCGTTAAGGGGAACCTGCTTTATGGCTACAAGCGCTGCAACCCGGAGAATCGGAAGATCAAACTGAACAGCCTTGTAGAGGTGCTGCAGATCGGCCATTTGCTTCAGAGGGGGGTAAGGAACCTCTCGGGCGGCGAGAAGCAGCGGGTGGCCATAGGCCGCGCAGTTCTTTCCAACCCCAGGCTCCTGGTGATGGACGAACCATTGTCAGCCCTCGACGACAGTCTAAAGTTCCAGATCATCCCCTTTCTGAAGAGTGCCTGTGAAACGTTTAGTATCCCCTATCTCTTTATCTCACACTCCCTGACTGAAATGAGACTCATGACGGAAAAGGTGCTGAGCGTTGCCGAAGGACGAATTGCCAGCCAGATGACACTGGAGGAACTGGCGCGGGCGTATATGGGGGAGAGCAAAGTTGGTTACGTGAATCTCCTCAAACTTAAGGCCCTGCGTCGTCTCGACGGTCTCTACGTTTACGGTTGGGGAGAACAGGAATTGTTCATTTCCGGGGGCAGCGATCTGCCCGAGGTATTCTTTGAGCTCTTATCCACAGATATTATTCTCTTCAAGCGTCATCCCGAGGCGATCAGCGCTCGCAATCTTTTGCAATGCCGTGTGACGGATATTTTTGAATCAGGCCGCAGGCTGGGAGTGGAACTGGAATGCGCGGGACAGCGCCTCGTAGCGGAGGTTGTCAGACAGGCGGTTGAGGAACTGGGGATAGCGAAGGGAAATGAAGTCTATGCCGCGATAAAAGCAACGGCGTTCAGGCGGCTGGGGTGAGGAAAAAAATGGTCCATGTTGCCACCGTTATCCAGTTGCAGCATGGACCGGAGAAGACCTAATCGACTCCAACCATTACATTTGTGGCTTTGATCACCGCGTACACATCTTTCCCTTTCGTAAGACCAAGGCTTTCCGCCGACGATTTTGTGATGATGGCGACAACTTCCGCCCCGCCTGCAACCTCGATAACTACCTCTGAATTGACTGCGCCTGCGTTAACTGCCTTTACCTTACCCTTTAATACGTTGCGTGCACTTAGTTTCATGTCCCTTCCTCCGTTTGTTTTAGGTGTCAACCGTATCTCATGGTATAGACCCGTATCGGGGTATTGTCAAGGGTCGACGAATCAATATCGGAAGAGCCTCCTGTGCTTTTGAAGCACGCCTGAGCCGGGAAAACCGGCCCCCACTGTTGTGAATGGGTCAGATCGGGCGGTTGACACAAGGAGATACAGGGCTATACTCATCACTAAGAGATCACCAAAATCGGATCAAAGGAGGAAGGCCATGGAAGATATTCACGGTTCTTTCAAGAAGTTCAAGAGGGAATTCCCCGATGTCTATGAAGCACACCAAACGCTGGGGAAACAGATCCATGAAGGATCGGGTCCTCTGCCGGAGAAGACCAGATGGCTTATCAAGGTGGCCGTCTCAAGCGCCACCAATCACAAAATAGCCCTTGAGACTCATATCACCAGGGCAAAAGAGGCCGGAGCAACCAACGAAGAGATCATGCATACGCTGCTTCTCATAATCCAGACGGCCGGGTTTCCGACATTCATGGAGGCATATAAGGTTTTTAAAGAAATGTCCCCCCGATGACGAAGCGCCCATGCGTCCCTCAGTTCACGGTTTGCGAGTGCTGTACGGTCGGAATGTTGTCCGGGGCGGTTCTTCTCAAGACAACCAGGAGGTCTATCCTGGCAAGGTCAGCGAACATGAGCCGATGCGCTGGATGGACATCCTTCGGGGCAAATGACCGCTCCCCCGTATTGATTGCGGATAGCAACAGAACGGTTTTTGGGGAGTTCCCATATCGATTGATGACGGTGTAGCAGCAGCGGCCTGATCATTGATGCTACGTTACTTCTGTACTATACAACCAGTCGACCGTGACGAATATGCCGGATCTCAAGATGTAATTCTTAACTTTCTATCGTAGTTCCCTTCCCGCCAAAGAGCTCTAGACAGACATCCACGACATCGGGATCATACCGCGACCCACGGTGGGCTTCTATTTCATCAAGGGCCTGTTTTAAGGTGAGGGCATTCCGGAAGGACCGATGGCTGGTCAGATCCTCAATGGCATCGGCAACAGAGAGAATCCTGGCCTCAATAAGGATGTCCGCTCCCCTGGTCCCCTTAGGAAAGCCCGAACCGTCATAATGCTCCCGATGCTGGAGGACAATGTCAGCGACGGCCCAGGGGAAATCTACCTCTTTCAATATGTTGTAACTCAGCTGCGGATACGCATGATAGGCGTTCAACTTGAGTCCCGTCAACCGTCCGGAATCCTGAAGGATGTCAGAGGGTATATCCACAAAGCTTACGTCATAGACATATGCCGCCAGAGACAGCCCCTCCACCGAGAAGTCAGTCAATCCCATTTCCCCGGCGATGGCCTGTGCGAATTGGGCGACCCGCCGGTGGTGACCGATGGTATAGGGACCGCGCAATTCAAACGCCCCCGATACGGCATCAATGGTTCCCTTGAAGCACTTTATCAGACGGTCGAGGTAGTCTTTGACCTCTTTATCCGCCCCGTGCTTGTGGAGGGCCATTTCAATGTTGGTATAGAGCTCGTTCTTTTCAAAAGGTTTGAGCAGGTAGCCGAAAGGCCTTGTCTGTCTTGCCCGTTCTATATATACCTCGTTGGTGTAAGCGGTAAGATAAATGACAGGGACATCGAACTGTGAGATGATCCGTTCGGCAGCATCGATGCCGTCCATCTTACCCTCTAAAACAATATCCATCAGGATCAGATCGGGTTTTTCCGCTTTGACCTTGCTGATGGCTTCAGCACCCGTGGATGCCACCTTCCAGACCGTGTAACCGAAATCTTCCAGGTCCCTGCAAATCTGGTCGGCAACGACCCATTCATCTTCCACTACCATGATGTTCTTGTTTCTCATCATGTTCCTCCCCTCCTTCAACAAACGATAAAGGGAACGTGATCCGGAATTGTGTTCCGCCATCCCGCCGTACCTCCATCTGGCCATAAAGCTGGTTTGTCACCAGTCCGTTCACCAGGTGCAACCCCACGGACCTTGATTGATGGATATCAACATCGTCCGGGAGGCCCAATCCGTTATCATGGACCAGGATCTCTATCTCTGTGCCCTTTGTTTCGCCGATGATGATCTCCAATTTGCCCGGTTCATCCCCCGGAAATGCGTGCTTGAGGGCGTTGGAGATCAATTCATTGAGAACCAGTCCGCAGGGCGTCGCCTTTCTGATGTCCACATAAACGATGCTATCCGCTTTGATGACCAGATCTATCTTCCCCGGATTGATCTTGTACGCTTGAAATAGCTTCCGCGACAGGGTTCTCGCATAGGCGGCCAGATCAATTCTTGTGAAATCCTTTGAGTCATAGAGCCTTTCATGTATCATGGCCATTGCCCGGATCCTTCTCTGGCTTCCATTCAACATTTCTATCAGCTCCGGGTTCCCGCTTGATGATGCCTGGAGATCGAGAAGGCCTGACATCACCTGCATGTTGTTCTTCACTCGGTGATGCACTTCCCTGA
This window encodes:
- the modB gene encoding molybdate ABC transporter permease subunit, with product MFGFTPTDYSAMLMSVRVAVVATLLSLPFGFAVAYLMTYRKFRGKVVLDVIVNLPLTLPPVVVGYLLLLVLGQQGFIGKMVLQPLDIRVIFTWRAAVIATAVVGFPLMVRSIRTGMETIDVRLIEASRTLGAGWFDTIVTVIAPLAMRGIIAGSVLMFARGLGEFGATIIVAGNIPGVTQTIPLAIYDYVSSPRGDAMALSLCAVSVSISIAMLIFHEWLGRRMVRGD
- a CDS encoding response regulator codes for the protein MMRNKNIMVVEDEWVVADQICRDLEDFGYTVWKVASTGAEAISKVKAEKPDLILMDIVLEGKMDGIDAAERIISQFDVPVIYLTAYTNEVYIERARQTRPFGYLLKPFEKNELYTNIEMALHKHGADKEVKDYLDRLIKCFKGTIDAVSGAFELRGPYTIGHHRRVAQFAQAIAGEMGLTDFSVEGLSLAAYVYDVSFVDIPSDILQDSGRLTGLKLNAYHAYPQLSYNILKEVDFPWAVADIVLQHREHYDGSGFPKGTRGADILIEARILSVADAIEDLTSHRSFRNALTLKQALDEIEAHRGSRYDPDVVDVCLELFGGKGTTIES
- a CDS encoding carboxymuconolactone decarboxylase family protein, producing the protein MEDIHGSFKKFKREFPDVYEAHQTLGKQIHEGSGPLPEKTRWLIKVAVSSATNHKIALETHITRAKEAGATNEEIMHTLLLIIQTAGFPTFMEAYKVFKEMSPR
- the modA gene encoding molybdate ABC transporter substrate-binding protein; this translates as MKRTTVRLLLSVFCFVLFAGPAIAADLNLSVAASLKDAATELSDTFAKKNPGVSFQRNFGSSGSVAKQIENGAPSDLFLSANLKWMDYLKEKKLIDMRYIATFAFNEVVFVGKPELKISSLQDVVKLDRIAIGSPKSVPAGDYAAKALNKAGIEKQLESKLVMAKDVRECLMYADRGEVDGAFVYKTDALLAKNVKILFVVPQDLYPRVTYPAGLTVTGSKKTEAVAFYNYLQSAEAKKILAKYGFAVK
- a CDS encoding histidine kinase dimerization/phosphoacceptor domain -containing protein, whose protein sequence is MSVFSVIACIIGVFTAKTTAALSSSEERFRAIADYSYDWESWIGPDGKPVWISPAISRLTGYSANECLAMNDFPIPFIYETDRDRMTRILAEAVKGVSCDNVEFRIRCKDGSMKWGGVSCQPIYNACGTNTGYRSSVRDITRLKQAEESLLSSLHEKELLIREVHHRVKNNMQVMSGLLDLQASSSGNPELIEMLNGSQRRIRAMAMIHERLYDSKDFTRIDLAAYARTLSRKLFQAYKINPGKIDLVIKADSIVYVDIRKATPCGLVLNELISNALKHAFPGDEPGKLEIIIGETKGTEIEILVHDNGLGLPDDVDIHQSRSVGLHLVNGLVTNQLYGQMEVRRDGGTQFRITFPLSFVEGGEEHDEKQEHHGSGR
- the modC gene encoding molybdenum ABC transporter ATP-binding protein is translated as MELRVAVKKQFGTFFLDADFTVGGERIGLFGPSGSGKSTLVGLVAGLNHPDRGVISLDGEDIFDSRKKVNIPVEHRRIGMVFQRPHLFPHLSVKGNLLYGYKRCNPENRKIKLNSLVEVLQIGHLLQRGVRNLSGGEKQRVAIGRAVLSNPRLLVMDEPLSALDDSLKFQIIPFLKSACETFSIPYLFISHSLTEMRLMTEKVLSVAEGRIASQMTLEELARAYMGESKVGYVNLLKLKALRRLDGLYVYGWGEQELFISGGSDLPEVFFELLSTDIILFKRHPEAISARNLLQCRVTDIFESGRRLGVELECAGQRLVAEVVRQAVEELGIAKGNEVYAAIKATAFRRLG
- a CDS encoding molybdopterin-binding protein translates to MKLSARNVLKGKVKAVNAGAVNSEVVIEVAGGAEVVAIITKSSAESLGLTKGKDVYAVIKATNVMVGVD